One genomic window of Halomicrobium sp. LC1Hm includes the following:
- a CDS encoding protein kinase: MDTDEDSTREIDSLRRDADAAPARVDLDAAGRFLDSNQPENRQTATYVFKQVAKSDARRVSGYLDSLEPRLDDSNGKTRNFTLFAFSEVVEVAPQRVNDYLDAIEPRLGDESENTRNLATYVFKEVAQEDPRQVIDSLGAVEPRLDDAEQSTRNFAVSLFSEVVEVDPRRVSDYLDAIEPRLGDESESTRNLATYVFGEVAREEPRQVIDYLDTIEPRLDDAKRSTRNFATTAFSEVVEVAPRPVSRYLGALEPRLDDESENTRHLAAYVFKEVAKEKPRHMSGYLDALEDCLNDREEKTRNFATYVFKQVIKKEPRLAYDYLDALEARLDDQGQETRNFAAYVFKEVSKEDPRLTIDYLDALEDRLDDGSQRTRNFATYVFKQVANEKPNQVLDYLDALEDRLDDASGNTRNFATTAFGEAVEVAPQRVSGHIDALEPRLDDESENTRNLAAYVFGEVSKEEPRQTIGYLDALVPRLDDPKRATRNFATTPFREGVEVAPQRVSGYLDALEPRLDDESENTRNLATYVFTEVAKEEPRQVIDYLDAIEPRLDDPKRSTREFAASTFATVSEEDPSQVVDYLPSIVPLLADGNDTVEDCAGSCFAQVARHDPEPLRDLIRSSESKQFGEAAVERVAAILAANTSQDDEDDIAESTQDGEDHIAESSHVDEHVDKRRPADIPGAPEAEIALDEIEEERTIGQGGNADVVEASVPGTVDTSIAIKRPRMSGTVHGETIERLLDEAERWERLDGHDHIVGVVDWGASPVPWIGMEFMDGGHLGERAGEMSLAQKLWTALAVTKGVRHAHKHGVAHLDLKPENVLFRTVEDAWDVPKVADWGLSKQLLEHSQSVQGLTPQYAAPEQFDDDYGTSDHSTDIYQLGAVFYELFTGQPPFDGNPSKAMYQILESEPTPPSEIAAVPPRVDEILLTALSKSKAQRYDDILYLRDALQEACEDL, from the coding sequence ATGGACACCGACGAGGATTCGACTCGTGAGATCGACAGTCTGCGGCGTGACGCCGATGCCGCTCCGGCCCGGGTAGATCTCGACGCGGCCGGTCGGTTTCTCGATAGCAACCAGCCCGAGAACCGCCAGACAGCGACCTACGTGTTCAAGCAGGTCGCCAAATCGGACGCACGGCGAGTGAGCGGCTATCTCGACAGTCTCGAACCGCGTCTCGACGATTCGAACGGCAAGACGCGAAACTTCACGCTGTTCGCGTTCAGCGAGGTCGTCGAAGTCGCCCCCCAGCGGGTGAACGACTATCTCGACGCGATCGAGCCACGGCTCGGCGACGAGAGCGAAAATACGCGAAATCTCGCGACCTACGTCTTCAAGGAGGTCGCCCAGGAGGACCCCCGGCAGGTGATCGACTCGCTTGGCGCAGTCGAACCACGACTCGACGACGCCGAGCAGTCGACACGGAACTTCGCGGTCTCGCTGTTCAGCGAAGTGGTCGAAGTCGACCCCCGGCGAGTGAGTGACTATCTGGACGCGATCGAACCGCGACTCGGCGACGAAAGCGAGAGCACGCGAAATCTCGCGACCTACGTCTTCGGAGAGGTCGCTAGGGAAGAGCCCCGACAGGTGATCGACTATCTGGACACGATCGAGCCACGACTCGACGATGCCAAACGATCCACGCGGAACTTCGCGACCACCGCGTTCAGCGAAGTCGTCGAAGTCGCCCCCCGACCAGTGAGTCGTTATCTGGGCGCGCTCGAACCACGACTCGACGACGAGAGCGAGAACACGAGACACCTCGCGGCCTACGTCTTCAAGGAGGTCGCCAAGGAGAAGCCGCGGCACATGAGCGGCTATCTCGACGCGCTCGAAGACTGCCTCAACGATCGGGAAGAGAAGACGAGGAACTTCGCAACGTACGTCTTCAAGCAAGTCATCAAAAAGGAGCCACGCCTCGCGTATGACTATCTCGACGCGCTCGAAGCCCGTCTCGACGATCAGGGCCAAGAGACGAGAAACTTCGCAGCCTACGTCTTCAAGGAAGTCTCCAAGGAAGATCCACGGCTGACGATCGACTATCTCGACGCGCTCGAAGATCGCCTCGATGACGGAAGCCAAAGGACGAGAAACTTCGCAACCTACGTCTTCAAGCAAGTCGCCAACGAGAAACCGAACCAGGTGCTCGACTATCTCGACGCGCTCGAAGACCGCCTCGACGATGCGAGTGGGAATACGCGGAACTTCGCGACCACCGCGTTCGGCGAAGCCGTCGAGGTTGCCCCCCAGCGAGTGAGTGGTCATATAGACGCGCTCGAACCACGGCTCGACGACGAGAGCGAGAATACGCGAAACCTCGCGGCCTACGTCTTCGGAGAGGTCTCCAAGGAAGAGCCCCGGCAGACAATCGGCTACTTAGACGCACTCGTACCACGGCTCGACGACCCCAAACGAGCGACGCGAAACTTCGCGACCACGCCATTCAGAGAGGGCGTCGAGGTCGCCCCCCAGCGAGTGAGTGGCTATCTGGACGCGCTCGAACCACGGCTCGACGACGAGAGTGAGAACACGCGGAATCTCGCGACCTACGTGTTCACCGAAGTGGCCAAAGAAGAGCCCCGGCAGGTGATCGACTATCTGGACGCGATCGAACCCCGACTCGACGATCCGAAGCGATCGACACGAGAATTCGCCGCCTCCACGTTCGCAACCGTATCCGAAGAAGATCCGTCACAGGTCGTCGACTACCTCCCGTCGATCGTCCCACTGCTGGCAGACGGGAACGACACCGTCGAGGACTGCGCAGGATCCTGCTTCGCCCAGGTCGCCAGACACGATCCCGAACCGTTGCGAGACCTGATCCGCTCTTCCGAGTCGAAGCAGTTCGGAGAGGCGGCGGTCGAGCGAGTAGCAGCAATTCTGGCTGCAAACACGTCACAAGACGACGAGGACGACATCGCAGAGTCGACACAAGACGGCGAGGACCACATCGCAGAGTCGAGCCACGTCGACGAACACGTCGACAAACGGCGACCGGCAGACATCCCAGGTGCGCCAGAAGCGGAGATCGCCCTCGACGAGATCGAAGAGGAACGGACGATCGGACAGGGAGGCAACGCCGACGTGGTGGAAGCGTCGGTTCCGGGGACGGTGGACACGTCGATCGCGATCAAGAGACCGCGGATGTCGGGGACGGTTCACGGCGAGACGATCGAGCGGCTGCTCGACGAAGCCGAGCGGTGGGAGAGGCTGGACGGACACGACCACATCGTCGGCGTCGTCGACTGGGGGGCGAGCCCGGTCCCGTGGATCGGAATGGAGTTCATGGACGGCGGACACCTCGGCGAACGGGCCGGGGAGATGAGTCTGGCCCAGAAGCTCTGGACCGCGCTCGCAGTCACGAAAGGCGTTCGCCACGCCCACAAACACGGCGTCGCTCACCTCGATCTCAAGCCCGAGAACGTCCTCTTTCGGACGGTCGAAGACGCCTGGGACGTGCCGAAAGTAGCGGACTGGGGACTCTCGAAGCAGTTGCTCGAACACTCCCAGAGCGTCCAGGGACTCACGCCACAGTACGCCGCACCGGAGCAGTTCGACGACGACTACGGGACCAGCGATCACAGCACGGACATCTATCAGCTCGGCGCGGTCTTCTACGAGCTGTTCACCGGACAGCCGCCGTTCGACGGGAATCCATCGAAGGCGATGTACCAGATCCTGGAGAGTGAGCCGACGCCGCCCAGCGAGATTGCAGCGGTCCCACCACGCGTCGACGAGATCCTGTTGACGGCACTGTCCAAATCGAAGGCCCAGCGGTACGACGATATTCTCTACCTTCGGGACGCTCTACAGGAAGCGTGTGAAGACCTGTAG
- a CDS encoding Cdc6/Cdc18 family protein, whose protein sequence is MGDGDDQQSLSQSIKGRLQEGVQDSVFRDKGLLDPDAVIDEDRIVGRDDQLEDIITYLRPALQGNRPPNMLLYGPSGTGKSLIINAVCQQVLELANSQDIDFGVVEINCQTLKSHDRAVYQLVENAAAKAGVEVGVPQSGVSTSQKLNRFYDILSEHFESVIIILDEVDLLVGRQRDPNDEPAYSKLLYQLSRASQLGRIDQHVSVAALTNDPRFMEELDGRAESSFNPQDVVFSDYDANQLQAILERRRDAFQEGVLEDGIIPLSAAFAAQDHGDARKAIDLFRTAGEIADRAGDDTVHEQHVRDAQEEAERDRTLTQMQGLSSQKKLSLYATAIVPVYSNRNINAVPSTVAYRVYQYLTELLDTDEKSRDSYLRYMGEAETYNFVTSEKRGRGYGSGVHKEYTFVDDPEVVAETLRSDIRLEEVEQDESLIKSVVNAQIEDFFEG, encoded by the coding sequence ATGGGCGACGGCGACGACCAGCAGTCACTGTCCCAGTCTATCAAGGGACGACTTCAGGAGGGCGTGCAGGACTCCGTTTTCAGGGACAAGGGTCTCCTCGATCCGGATGCCGTTATCGACGAGGACCGCATCGTCGGTCGCGACGACCAGCTCGAAGACATCATTACGTATCTCCGGCCGGCGCTGCAGGGCAACCGCCCGCCGAATATGCTGCTCTACGGCCCGTCCGGGACCGGCAAGTCCCTGATCATCAACGCCGTCTGCCAGCAGGTGCTCGAACTGGCAAACAGCCAGGACATCGACTTCGGCGTCGTCGAAATCAACTGCCAGACGCTCAAGTCACACGATCGAGCCGTCTACCAACTCGTGGAAAACGCCGCGGCGAAAGCGGGCGTCGAGGTCGGCGTCCCACAGAGCGGAGTCTCCACGAGCCAGAAGCTCAACCGCTTCTACGATATTCTGAGCGAACACTTCGAGTCGGTCATCATCATCCTCGATGAGGTCGACCTGCTCGTCGGTCGCCAGCGGGATCCAAACGACGAACCGGCGTACTCGAAACTCCTGTATCAGCTGTCTCGGGCCTCCCAGCTGGGCCGGATCGACCAGCACGTCTCGGTCGCCGCCCTCACGAACGATCCGCGCTTCATGGAGGAACTCGACGGCCGTGCCGAGAGCTCGTTCAACCCCCAGGACGTAGTGTTTTCCGACTACGACGCCAATCAGCTACAGGCGATCCTGGAACGTCGACGCGACGCGTTCCAGGAGGGAGTCCTCGAAGACGGGATCATCCCGCTCAGTGCTGCCTTCGCGGCACAGGATCACGGCGACGCGCGGAAGGCGATCGACCTGTTCCGGACGGCAGGCGAGATCGCGGATCGTGCCGGCGACGACACGGTCCACGAACAGCACGTTCGCGACGCACAGGAGGAGGCCGAACGCGACCGGACGCTGACCCAGATGCAGGGCCTCTCCTCGCAGAAGAAGCTCTCGCTGTACGCGACGGCGATCGTCCCGGTGTACTCGAACCGAAACATCAACGCCGTCCCGAGTACGGTCGCCTACCGCGTCTATCAGTACCTCACGGAGCTTCTGGACACGGACGAGAAGTCTCGGGACTCCTACCTCCGGTACATGGGCGAGGCCGAGACCTACAACTTCGTCACCTCGGAGAAGCGAGGCCGTGGCTACGGCAGCGGCGTCCACAAAGAGTACACGTTCGTCGACGACCCAGAGGTCGTCGCCGAAACGCTACGCTCGGACATCCGACTCGAAGAGGTCGAGCAGGACGAGTCACTGATCAAGTCCGTCGTCAACGCTCAGATCGAGGACTTCTTCGAGGGGTGA
- a CDS encoding class I SAM-dependent DNA methyltransferase, with the protein MTSDEIGSTFDWDVSPELSEPELPCDDETISRILSDIAFRFTEDLVGQSGLTRDIPTVEKWLSDRGVPDEADTHRFALRLALYRRFLRAALYTLHSTTDADLVELDLDNDWNATFDNAYEVTGDEGLQPLPIDHLSSHLSEEMDSVLLALRTPLNSAENPASVLANSYENIVSQEARREMGQFATPTSVARCMASWANSDPRSKILDPGIGAGQLTAQVLAAKRSAGVDSPLRQIVGVDTDPIAISMASISLKLLDGNESPQLRCQGFIQYSPLTYENESYERERFDGVIANPPYSRHQSIENRTKCDINEIVSRETGYDLSGTTPLYGYFLAHAGEFVTSGGKLAFLIPSRILDAKFGTPLKKYLLNEFGIDGIIQLEEETDVFPEIRAKPCIFFLTQGEPSRDKHTRFVRVSQWPDVVDAHDFLSTDSLSKYSEVEFATEFAQELLSPSERWSQYFSETEVESHPELVEFGSIATINRGIATGKNDFFCLSKETLEEYPIPKEYRKRIIRSPKQISGFAVTDEDWYQWRKDEEDVWLLYCRTASGDSISREEIESEVVLKYLRKGEKEGVTDGYLCSKRSPWFKVECQEPAQILGRYMNRDGFRFFRNDGKFRTLNNIHQVSLKFDCDQSHVNGLLAYLNSTFVEKELSKHSDNYYGLEKLEIGQLESVPVIDPRELSDGQLSKLDDQFRELCKNDEESRERLLQEIESTINEIRGTSAVSRDTQQ; encoded by the coding sequence ATGACTAGTGACGAGATCGGTAGTACATTCGATTGGGATGTCAGCCCTGAGCTTTCAGAGCCCGAACTCCCGTGTGATGACGAGACAATTTCTCGAATATTATCCGATATCGCGTTCCGATTTACTGAGGATTTGGTCGGCCAGTCCGGCCTGACCCGCGACATTCCCACAGTAGAGAAGTGGCTATCGGACCGAGGGGTTCCAGACGAGGCAGACACACATCGATTCGCACTCCGGCTAGCTTTGTATCGGCGATTTCTCCGCGCAGCCCTCTATACACTTCACTCCACAACCGATGCTGACCTGGTCGAGCTGGACCTCGACAACGATTGGAATGCGACCTTCGACAATGCGTACGAAGTAACCGGTGACGAGGGGCTGCAACCACTTCCTATCGACCATCTGTCGAGCCACCTCTCCGAGGAGATGGATAGTGTACTTCTCGCACTGCGGACCCCGTTGAACTCGGCAGAGAATCCTGCGAGCGTGCTGGCAAATTCGTACGAGAACATCGTATCCCAAGAGGCCCGTCGCGAGATGGGACAGTTCGCAACACCCACCTCCGTCGCACGATGTATGGCATCCTGGGCAAATTCGGATCCTCGCTCGAAGATCCTGGACCCGGGTATCGGAGCAGGTCAATTGACCGCACAAGTTCTGGCCGCAAAGCGTAGTGCAGGGGTTGACTCTCCACTACGTCAGATCGTTGGGGTCGACACAGACCCGATAGCGATATCGATGGCGTCTATTTCGTTGAAGCTGCTAGACGGGAACGAGAGCCCGCAACTTCGGTGTCAAGGCTTCATTCAGTATAGTCCTCTTACGTACGAAAACGAGAGCTACGAACGGGAACGGTTCGATGGCGTGATCGCGAATCCGCCATACTCGCGACATCAATCCATCGAGAATCGAACGAAATGCGATATTAACGAAATCGTTTCCCGAGAGACTGGGTACGACCTTAGCGGGACGACACCGCTGTACGGCTACTTCCTCGCACACGCCGGGGAATTTGTCACATCGGGCGGTAAATTGGCGTTCCTCATCCCCTCCCGAATCTTGGATGCGAAGTTTGGCACACCGCTGAAAAAATATCTCCTGAACGAATTCGGGATTGACGGCATCATCCAATTAGAGGAAGAAACAGACGTCTTCCCGGAAATTCGGGCGAAACCGTGCATATTCTTTTTGACCCAAGGCGAACCATCTCGAGACAAGCATACGCGATTCGTACGGGTCAGCCAGTGGCCCGATGTCGTCGACGCACACGATTTCCTCTCAACAGATTCACTAAGTAAGTATTCGGAAGTCGAATTCGCGACCGAGTTCGCTCAAGAATTACTCTCACCATCAGAACGATGGTCACAGTATTTCAGCGAAACCGAAGTCGAAAGTCACCCAGAACTCGTCGAGTTTGGCTCGATAGCGACGATCAACAGGGGAATAGCGACCGGTAAAAACGATTTCTTTTGTCTTTCGAAGGAGACGCTTGAGGAATATCCGATTCCCAAGGAGTACAGAAAGAGAATTATCAGGTCACCTAAACAAATCTCTGGATTCGCCGTAACAGATGAGGACTGGTACCAATGGCGAAAGGACGAAGAAGATGTCTGGCTTCTGTACTGCCGAACGGCGAGTGGAGATTCGATAAGTAGAGAAGAAATCGAATCAGAGGTCGTCCTCAAGTATCTCAGGAAGGGCGAAAAAGAGGGAGTTACCGACGGATACCTTTGCTCTAAAAGATCGCCGTGGTTCAAAGTGGAGTGCCAAGAGCCCGCACAGATTTTGGGCAGATATATGAATCGAGATGGATTCAGATTTTTTAGAAACGATGGTAAGTTTCGAACACTGAACAATATCCATCAGGTGAGCTTGAAATTCGATTGTGACCAGTCACACGTGAATGGGCTCTTGGCTTATCTCAATAGCACGTTCGTCGAGAAAGAGCTCAGCAAGCACAGCGATAATTACTACGGCCTCGAAAAGCTCGAAATCGGTCAGTTAGAGTCGGTCCCAGTGATCGATCCACGAGAGCTTTCGGATGGGCAATTGAGCAAGTTGGATGACCAATTCAGAGAGCTCTGTAAAAACGATGAAGAGAGCCGAGAGCGACTGTTGCAGGAAATCGAGAGCACTATCAATGAAATTCGTGGCACCAGCGCTGTCAGTAGGGACACACAGCAATAA
- a CDS encoding YgjP-like metallopeptidase domain-containing protein, whose translation MIFLTVSTRGGSLTLPSGDQIDYTVSERDIQHPRLEIAPDGTVRIIVPPGQSGPPLINEETGWIRSELEDQRQRRRDIQHRYGNVEEAFTLWGKSYTLDIQSGSKRIDVDSERVSVRAPGAQAAMGLLHESLRQALREAVKTIASPFCDRLQVSYETLAIRSQRTKWASCSGGDTLNFNIRCAFLPFAHLRYLVAHEVAHLLEATHNERFWKLVRTMVPDAKSRRDDLQGFWYALHHNPHWQKILDV comes from the coding sequence GTGATATTCCTCACCGTGAGCACGAGAGGGGGTTCACTAACGCTGCCATCTGGTGACCAAATCGATTATACGGTCAGCGAACGGGATATCCAGCATCCGCGGCTCGAAATCGCACCCGATGGGACGGTCAGAATCATCGTTCCACCAGGTCAATCGGGACCCCCACTCATCAACGAGGAGACGGGTTGGATTCGGTCTGAACTCGAGGATCAGCGACAGCGGCGAAGGGACATTCAGCATCGGTACGGGAATGTCGAAGAGGCGTTTACTCTCTGGGGGAAGTCCTACACGCTCGATATTCAGAGCGGTTCAAAACGTATCGACGTCGACTCGGAACGCGTGTCCGTACGTGCACCGGGTGCCCAGGCGGCAATGGGTCTTCTCCATGAATCTCTACGTCAAGCTCTTCGGGAAGCAGTCAAGACTATCGCGAGCCCGTTTTGCGACCGACTGCAAGTAAGCTACGAGACGCTCGCGATCAGATCTCAGCGAACGAAATGGGCGAGCTGCTCTGGGGGCGACACACTGAATTTCAATATCCGTTGTGCATTCTTACCGTTCGCTCACCTCAGGTATTTGGTCGCCCACGAGGTTGCTCATCTTCTCGAAGCAACTCACAACGAGAGATTTTGGAAACTCGTTCGGACAATGGTACCGGACGCGAAGTCTAGACGCGACGATCTCCAAGGCTTCTGGTATGCTCTGCATCACAACCCCCACTGGCAGAAGATACTCGATGTCTAG
- a CDS encoding sensor histidine kinase, translating to MAEPSEQRLTFTIDSRLLEEIGENLVTRNHVAVGELVKNSYDADATEVLLQFDDVAASDTSDSEIAVIDDGSGMTLEEVRDDFMRIATTNKLRNPTSEKFGREKVGDKGIGRFACRRLADQLEIETTAKLDDGGYQRTTLDIDWRDYESDQEIEDVTFPVTVREIPEAEADSISTGTRLRLYNLQESWSERDFNTLRRNMATLSVVQEADRGNPFEPDPGFEIRFDAPEFDLGEGTLSEQIHDASWGCLEGEIRRDGTVSLDLDAKLIGEQSYSFSHSNPGLAGTTFKISYLPLDTKEHYRDSQTLNITDARDISDDNSGVRVYKGGFRVFSYGGPDDDWLNIDQAKTTHAGRSPDDTFEDLQGELDLHTDYDRVMLSGPSNRNLVGEVMIDSDAELTMASNREDFREDELLDDLRELLRLSIQWMTLQWSHYKAVKSHQELKEQTEEFIEATGGGSGTEPDSSSDTESIDDDTSSAGSVSSSSDTDEPVDDAIDLIEGVADTATRTVPEEDRDVSDEAVDAATRVIKQTIDQKEQEIDFFRSAFSVNQVVFSFSHELRSMVGELSTNAGQIEAAMDDIPDEHREDFEGTVENLREMEDRFKSQMELFGLFMETGDKTEATDVKVSDVVDKVTEATEYIAQYYSVDVTTDVPDLLRSPPMFESELYSIVINLVTNSIKAVGSVSSGESRILVEGTKIEDGMRLRVYDTGVGLPEDEAEQAFQPLVSDPANNLYDDLSEEMPEGLSDQLGRGTGLGLSIVRNIAEKYDGHAKFVETEDWTTCVEVVLNE from the coding sequence ATGGCCGAACCATCTGAACAGCGACTTACATTTACTATCGACAGTCGCCTCCTCGAAGAGATCGGAGAGAACTTAGTCACGAGGAATCACGTGGCTGTTGGCGAACTGGTCAAGAATTCCTACGATGCTGATGCGACCGAGGTCCTACTGCAATTCGACGATGTGGCTGCTTCAGATACTTCTGATAGTGAAATTGCGGTTATCGACGACGGATCGGGGATGACGCTCGAAGAGGTTCGTGACGATTTTATGCGGATTGCGACCACCAACAAACTGCGAAACCCGACCTCAGAGAAATTTGGTCGTGAGAAAGTTGGGGACAAAGGAATCGGCCGATTTGCCTGCCGACGACTTGCGGACCAACTGGAGATAGAGACAACTGCGAAACTGGATGATGGCGGATACCAGCGCACGACCCTCGATATTGACTGGCGTGATTACGAATCCGACCAAGAAATAGAAGACGTTACCTTCCCTGTGACGGTTCGTGAAATACCGGAAGCAGAAGCCGATTCTATTTCCACGGGGACCAGACTCCGATTGTACAATCTCCAGGAGTCGTGGTCAGAGCGTGATTTCAATACGCTCCGCCGAAACATGGCTACGCTCTCAGTAGTGCAGGAGGCAGACCGAGGTAACCCGTTTGAACCTGATCCGGGGTTCGAGATTCGATTTGATGCGCCGGAGTTCGATCTGGGTGAGGGCACTCTTTCGGAGCAAATTCACGATGCGTCGTGGGGCTGTCTCGAAGGGGAGATCCGGAGAGACGGAACCGTTTCTCTCGACCTCGATGCAAAGCTGATTGGAGAACAGTCGTATTCATTCTCTCACAGCAATCCGGGATTAGCGGGAACGACATTCAAAATCTCGTATCTCCCCTTAGATACGAAGGAACACTATCGAGACTCTCAAACGTTGAATATCACGGATGCGCGTGACATTTCGGACGATAACAGTGGCGTGAGGGTGTACAAGGGGGGATTCCGAGTGTTCTCGTACGGTGGACCGGACGATGACTGGCTGAACATCGACCAAGCGAAGACGACCCACGCTGGGAGGAGTCCCGACGATACGTTCGAAGATCTCCAAGGTGAATTAGATCTACATACGGATTACGATCGAGTGATGCTTTCTGGGCCAAGTAACCGAAACTTGGTCGGGGAAGTAATGATTGATTCTGATGCAGAATTGACAATGGCCTCGAATCGGGAAGATTTCCGAGAGGACGAGTTATTAGATGATCTCCGTGAACTCCTCCGGCTAAGTATTCAGTGGATGACCCTCCAATGGAGTCACTACAAGGCGGTTAAATCTCACCAGGAGTTGAAGGAGCAAACAGAGGAGTTCATCGAGGCGACCGGCGGCGGGAGCGGAACTGAGCCCGACAGTAGTAGTGACACCGAATCTATCGACGACGATACCAGCTCAGCAGGTTCTGTGTCCTCGAGTAGTGACACCGATGAACCGGTTGATGATGCAATTGATCTGATCGAAGGCGTCGCCGATACGGCGACACGTACTGTACCCGAAGAGGATCGTGATGTGTCCGACGAGGCCGTCGACGCAGCGACACGGGTGATTAAGCAAACTATCGATCAGAAAGAACAAGAAATTGACTTCTTCCGATCCGCTTTCTCTGTAAATCAGGTTGTATTCTCCTTTTCCCACGAACTTCGCTCGATGGTTGGCGAGCTCAGCACGAACGCTGGTCAAATTGAAGCTGCGATGGACGATATCCCAGACGAACATCGGGAGGATTTCGAAGGTACTGTTGAGAACCTTCGGGAGATGGAAGATCGGTTCAAATCCCAGATGGAACTGTTCGGCCTCTTCATGGAAACTGGGGACAAGACCGAAGCCACGGATGTGAAGGTTAGCGATGTGGTTGACAAGGTCACGGAAGCAACTGAATATATCGCTCAATATTACAGTGTAGATGTTACTACCGACGTCCCCGACCTCTTGCGTTCGCCGCCAATGTTCGAATCGGAACTGTATTCTATCGTGATAAATCTAGTCACAAATAGCATCAAGGCAGTTGGATCGGTGAGTTCAGGCGAGAGTCGAATCCTCGTTGAAGGAACGAAAATAGAGGATGGAATGAGATTACGTGTATACGACACTGGTGTCGGCTTGCCAGAAGATGAGGCCGAGCAGGCATTCCAACCGCTCGTTTCCGACCCTGCAAACAATTTATACGACGATCTATCGGAGGAAATGCCCGAAGGGCTATCCGACCAATTAGGCCGAGGTACCGGTCTTGGCCTGAGTATTGTCCGGAATATCGCAGAAAAGTACGATGGCCATGCGAAATTCGTCGAGACTGAGGATTGGACGACGTGTGTCGAGGTGGTTCTGAATGAATGA
- a CDS encoding response regulator yields the protein MNDYDVWWIDDSEDRRVASDALEDNSDDLTVTFDKPGVALDILTDKSKPVEYDLVLIDWKLQDHSEFRGKGLTMMGRVREEMPAVPIYGFSDAVDELRATAGDHQFDATYDASQLKSEDGATNVEKDLESYESIRHVEGAGLEPLLETLGAPKDAYEDLKSVIPREYANGIQAEGEGSVREFAYWVRNRFVETPGPVLDNTWWATKIGLEKEALENHVDELTDVVDKPVLYDGVFDHRCDRRWWTSQAISSVVALAKDHGEHINELTMVGKDILGESEGLSYCRVCELRESSEQIGGRPDILAAGREGEDADHPVHLGCSHIHHTREGAFEDYRVADMLE from the coding sequence ATGAATGACTACGATGTTTGGTGGATCGACGACAGTGAAGATCGACGTGTGGCTTCCGACGCGTTAGAAGATAATTCTGATGACCTTACAGTTACATTTGACAAACCTGGCGTTGCCCTCGATATATTAACAGATAAATCTAAGCCAGTCGAGTATGATCTCGTACTAATCGACTGGAAACTTCAGGACCATAGTGAATTTCGTGGGAAGGGGCTCACGATGATGGGGCGGGTCCGTGAGGAAATGCCGGCCGTCCCCATCTACGGATTCAGTGATGCGGTAGATGAATTACGGGCAACTGCAGGGGATCACCAATTCGATGCTACGTACGATGCGTCGCAACTCAAATCTGAGGACGGGGCAACGAACGTAGAGAAAGACCTGGAATCCTACGAGTCAATCAGACACGTTGAGGGCGCTGGGCTCGAACCTCTGCTCGAAACATTGGGGGCGCCAAAGGATGCTTACGAAGACCTGAAGAGTGTGATACCACGTGAATACGCGAATGGCATCCAAGCTGAAGGTGAAGGAAGCGTCCGTGAATTTGCGTATTGGGTTCGAAACCGGTTCGTAGAGACACCCGGACCAGTTTTGGACAATACGTGGTGGGCTACGAAAATCGGGCTCGAAAAGGAAGCGCTGGAAAACCACGTCGATGAACTGACTGACGTCGTCGATAAACCAGTACTCTACGATGGGGTATTTGACCACCGGTGCGACAGACGTTGGTGGACTTCCCAGGCGATCAGTTCGGTCGTTGCTCTTGCTAAAGACCACGGTGAACACATAAATGAGCTAACGATGGTTGGTAAGGATATATTGGGAGAATCAGAGGGCCTATCCTACTGCCGGGTCTGTGAACTTCGTGAATCGTCGGAACAGATCGGCGGCAGACCCGATATTCTCGCGGCAGGCAGGGAAGGAGAAGACGCAGACCACCCCGTTCATCTCGGATGTAGCCATATCCATCATACACGGGAGGGTGCGTTTGAAGATTATCGTGTAGCCGATATGCTCGAATAA